A portion of the Naumovozyma castellii chromosome 2, complete genome genome contains these proteins:
- the CEX1 gene encoding COPI-interacting protein CEX1 (ancestral locus Anc_2.165) — MNFTSIFKSISNFQFPYTLEETPNHETGLWQVFNGTRKSDSLPITAFKAKPNSTNAPLISNAIHKSKVLKIPGLCKVLETFDSDANATFIVVERVSPFPWVELSKFSKNKFALGLVVSQILTTLKFLDAFVLGTLSEQSIYLTDKGECVLFGLELCTKKTDVDPYAFANNLRVYAACMGIPMGPEDSKLIDPIKLVQLINRILGTIPKDWKIPASALEKGNMTIDKFVDKIHNTQTWIGNPLIAIHREFTEFHIKDPEGKLVVITDVENIFLDSRDLLRNLLPGFLENLIIPELCNMINLLINSQMNPNAASLSKVAATKLISFIAILLDLSFENQYFNEQYKQVVFASFKLQDRQIRFLLLIYLPKLIDTLDSNDVSSKIYPHFIQGLTDSDATLRLQTLKSIPIIVPSITERQLNNELLRYLAKTQVDSDIEIRTWTVIILTRVSSKLDESSRSSILATAFTKSLKDPDIKPRLASLYGLSEAISLFDVSTIANKILTVIAPGLLDKDPLVRMKAKDLFERYLNKLESQAMLLQEANMEIDKSKDIDFDSYGTDDTQLVEQFMNNLKITSVNTNISLKEEEESKENFGELPSHMEANPFNGNLDVGNTVVNGDDDGWADFDIDDGNLANNETSSSQFFNQPVNMVKSWNDELNEPEQPKKYVSPLHHKKNVVIPTTKKASLRNGGIASKHSGHPIVNKKETKNDDIDDGWDNNDADPWDEEW, encoded by the coding sequence atgaattttaCAAGCATCTTTAAGTCTATCTctaattttcaatttccatACACGTTGGAAGAAACTCCAAATCATGAAACAGGACTTTGGCAAGTATTTAATGGTACCAGAAAATCAGATTCCTTACCAATAACTGCGTTCAAGGCAAAACCAAACTCTACCAATGCACCTCTGATCTCAAATGCCATTCATAAGTCCAAAGTACTAAAAATACCAGGCCTTTGCAAAGTATTGGAAACTTTCGATTCAGATGCAAATGCAACTTTTATTGTTGTAGAAAGAGTATCACCTTTTCCCTGGGTTGAGCTTTCCaagttttcaaaaaataaatttgcaTTGGGCTTAGTGGTTTCTCAAATATTAACCACTCTGAAGTTTTTAGATGCGTTTGTTTTGGGTACTTTGTCTGAACAAAGCATTTACTTGACTGATAAAGGTGAGTGTGTTCTTTTTGGCTTGGAGTTGTGTACTAAGAAGACGGACGTTGATCCATACGCTTTCGCAAATAACTTGAGAGTTTATGCTGCATGTATGGGTATACCTATGGGCCCCGAAGATTCGAAATTAATTGATCCCATTAAACTTgttcaattaattaacCGTATTCTTGGAACCATTCCCAAGGATTGGAAGATTCCAGCTTCAGCCTTAGAAAAGGGTAATATGACCATTGATAAGTTTGTTGACAAGATACATAATACACAAACATGGATTGGAAACCCATTGATCGCAATTCATCGTGAATTTACAGAATTCCATATCAAGGATCCTGAAGGGAAGTTAGTAGTCATTACTGATgtggaaaatatattcctAGACTCAAGGGATTTGTTACGAAATTTGTTACCGGGATTTCTGGAGAATTTAATTATTCCTGAATTATGTAACATGATCAATCTCCTTATTAATTCTCAAATGAACCCTAACGCTGCATCTTTATCAAAAGTAGCTGCTACGAAATTAATTTCGTTCATTGCTATTTTACTAgatttatcatttgaaaatcaATACTTCAATGAACAATACAAACAAGTGGTTTTTGCAAGTTTCAAGCTACAAGATAGACAAATCAGattcttattattgatttatCTGCCTAAACTTATTGATACTTTGGATTCAAATGATGTCTCCAGTAAGATTTATCCTCATTTCATCCAAGGTTTAACAGATTCGGACGCCACCCTAAGATTACAAACATTGAAATCCATCCCAATAATCGTTCCATCAATAACAGAAAGACAGTTAAACAATGAACTGCTAAGGTACTTAGCAAAGACTCAAGTGGATTCCGATATTGAAATTCGTACATGGACGGTAATTATTCTCACCAGGGTGTCATCAAAATTAGATGAATCCAGTAGATCCAGTATCCTTGCTACCGCATTTACCAAATCATTAAAGGATCCAGATATCAAACCAAGGTTGGCTTCCTTGTATGGTCTTTCCGAAGCTATAAGTTTATTCGATGTTTCTACCATTGCCAATAAGATTCTTACTGTTATTGCACCAGGGTTACTAGATAAAGATCCTCTAGTAAGAATGAAGGCAAAggatttatttgaaagatatttaaaCAAACTTGAAAGTCAAGCAATGCTACTACAAGAAGCCAATAtggaaattgataaatctAAGGATATTGACTTTGATTCATATGGTACAGACGATACTCAATTAGTGGAACAATTtatgaataatttgaagattaCTTCTGTTAATACCAACATTTCCTTGaaagaggaggaagaaagTAAGGAAAATTTTGGAGAATTACCCTCGCATATGGAAGCAAATCCATTTAATGGGAATCTTGATGTTGGAAACACAGTCGTTAATGGTGACGATGACGGTTGGGCTGATTTCGATATCGATGACGGTAACTTGgcaaataatgaaacatCTTCCTCCCAATTCTTTAATCAACCAGTAAATATGGTCAAATCTTGGAATGATGAGTTGAATGAACCAGAACaaccaaagaaatatgTTTCGCCATTGCACCATAAGAAGAACGTGGTTATACCGACAACAAAGAAGGCAAGTTTGAGAAATGGAGGTATAGCCTCAAAACACAGTGGACACCCAATAGttaataaaaaagaaaccaaGAATGATGATATAGATGATGGATGggataataatgatgcaGATCCATGGGATGAAGAATGGTAG